The proteins below come from a single Acidobacteriota bacterium genomic window:
- a CDS encoding glycoside hydrolase family 2 TIM barrel-domain containing protein codes for MILISSSCSRMSDYTGVPFEKTDTPAWQTQTIVEINREPARAHFIPYATDDQAREDAKWTSPFLLSLNGLWKFYLADKPADRPYWFFKDDFDTRGWDDIPVPANWELHGYSYPIYLNIRYPHEVTPPRIQDHDNPVGSYKRTFRIPKTWRGKEIYLHFGAAGSALNVWVNERYVGYSEDSKTPAEFRITDALRKGKNTIAVEVFRWSSGSYLEDQDFWRMSGITRDIFLQARAPQHIRDFRVISGLDPDYRNGLFDLDIELANPGGQPASLHVEARLERHGRTVESFSRAVDIKSGPARVSFAATLPGVALWSAETPELYDLFITLLSGEGEILEILKQDVGFRTVEIRDGHLLINGRYVYLKGVNLHEHHDVTGHVVDEDTMIRDIRLMKTHNLNAVRTAHYPQPELWYKLCNTYGLYLVDEANIESHGMGYGEKSPAKDPSWKDAHLFRIRNMYERDKNQPSVIIWSMGNEAGNGVNFHAAYDYLKGVDPTRPVQYERALLEPNTDIYCPMYARIEALEKYALTSPSRPLILCEYAHAMGNSVGNLQDYWDVIEKYDALQGGFIWDWVDQGLLSETPEGEKFWAYGGDFGPEDVPSDGNFCINGIVNPDRGIKPALHKVKKVYQHIAFLPENPSAGHFAIRNKYAFIDLSDFQFEWELTGDGRTISAGMLSDVSAPPGGSVSVDVPYPDFEPEPGTEYFLNLRARLKETRGLIEAGWIAAEDQFELPFLFRVPAAATPSMPPISLHRTEDLFAVTGEDFAVFFYTDAAMMTSFQYDGVEFIHRGFIPNFWRAPTDNDFGSNLHVRSRVWRKAGENRRIRDTIVELLSPDAARAAITYDLIDETGESVALMTTVYTIFGSGDIRVDNRFRMTRDGLPEIVRFGMNLVMPRSFDRMAWLGRGPHENYEDRKTGAFVGLYSGRVADQYWPYIRPQENGNKTDVRWVAVTDAEGWGLLFKGHPLLSVSAHHNIMEDFESPERTDGQHADRSKVVNRHTTDVKPRNLTSVNIDFKQMGVGGDNSWGAWTHPQYRLTEKAYDYSFLIRPLKPGDDPSRTARIPNPDF; via the coding sequence ATGATCCTGATTTCCTCCTCCTGTAGCCGGATGTCGGACTATACCGGTGTGCCGTTCGAGAAAACCGACACGCCCGCCTGGCAAACCCAGACCATCGTCGAAATCAACCGGGAACCCGCCCGGGCCCACTTCATTCCCTACGCGACGGATGATCAGGCCCGTGAGGACGCCAAATGGACGTCTCCCTTTCTCCTCTCTCTGAACGGTCTCTGGAAATTTTACCTCGCCGACAAGCCCGCCGATCGTCCCTATTGGTTCTTCAAGGACGATTTCGACACCCGCGGGTGGGATGACATCCCCGTTCCCGCAAACTGGGAGCTTCACGGCTATAGCTATCCCATCTATCTCAACATTCGCTATCCCCACGAGGTCACCCCGCCGCGCATCCAGGACCACGACAACCCCGTCGGTTCCTACAAACGGACGTTTCGAATTCCGAAAACATGGCGCGGCAAGGAAATCTATCTTCACTTCGGGGCGGCCGGTTCGGCCCTCAACGTCTGGGTCAACGAACGCTATGTCGGCTACAGCGAGGACAGCAAGACCCCCGCCGAATTCCGCATCACGGATGCGCTCCGCAAAGGAAAAAACACGATCGCCGTCGAGGTTTTCCGCTGGTCCTCGGGCTCCTACCTGGAAGACCAGGACTTCTGGCGCATGAGCGGCATCACCCGCGACATTTTCCTGCAGGCCCGCGCTCCTCAGCATATCCGCGATTTCCGCGTTATCTCGGGACTCGATCCGGATTACCGAAACGGCCTTTTCGATTTGGACATCGAACTGGCCAACCCCGGCGGCCAACCCGCCTCTCTCCATGTCGAAGCCCGCCTCGAGCGGCACGGACGGACCGTGGAATCGTTTTCCCGTGCCGTCGACATCAAGAGCGGGCCGGCCCGGGTGTCTTTCGCGGCGACTCTGCCCGGCGTTGCCCTGTGGTCGGCCGAAACGCCCGAACTCTACGACTTGTTCATCACTCTCCTCTCCGGCGAAGGCGAAATTCTGGAAATTTTGAAACAGGATGTGGGATTCCGGACCGTCGAGATTCGTGACGGACATCTTCTGATCAACGGACGCTACGTCTATCTCAAGGGCGTCAATCTGCATGAGCACCACGACGTTACGGGACACGTCGTCGATGAAGACACGATGATCCGCGACATCCGCCTCATGAAGACCCACAATCTCAACGCCGTCCGCACGGCGCATTACCCCCAACCGGAGTTGTGGTACAAACTCTGCAACACATACGGGCTCTATCTTGTCGACGAGGCCAATATCGAATCCCACGGCATGGGTTACGGGGAAAAATCCCCGGCCAAGGACCCCTCCTGGAAAGACGCCCACCTGTTCCGGATCCGCAATATGTACGAACGGGACAAGAACCAGCCGTCCGTGATCATCTGGTCCATGGGCAACGAGGCCGGAAACGGCGTCAATTTCCATGCCGCCTATGATTATCTGAAAGGCGTCGATCCGACCCGGCCCGTTCAGTATGAACGCGCGCTCCTCGAACCCAACACGGACATCTACTGTCCGATGTATGCCCGCATCGAAGCCCTGGAAAAGTACGCCCTGACATCACCGTCGCGTCCTCTGATCCTGTGCGAATACGCCCACGCCATGGGCAACAGCGTCGGCAACCTCCAGGATTACTGGGATGTCATAGAGAAATACGACGCTCTCCAGGGAGGATTTATCTGGGACTGGGTGGACCAGGGATTGCTTTCCGAAACGCCGGAGGGAGAAAAATTCTGGGCCTACGGCGGGGACTTCGGACCCGAGGATGTCCCGTCGGACGGAAACTTCTGCATCAACGGCATCGTCAACCCCGACCGGGGCATCAAGCCGGCTCTGCACAAAGTCAAAAAAGTCTATCAGCACATCGCCTTTCTTCCCGAGAACCCGTCCGCCGGACACTTTGCGATTCGGAACAAGTACGCTTTCATCGACCTGTCGGATTTTCAATTCGAGTGGGAATTGACCGGGGACGGCCGGACCATCTCCGCCGGCATGCTGTCCGATGTGTCCGCCCCGCCCGGAGGCTCCGTATCGGTCGATGTCCCCTATCCGGACTTTGAACCGGAACCGGGAACGGAGTATTTCCTGAATCTCCGGGCCCGTCTCAAGGAAACCCGGGGTCTGATCGAGGCCGGTTGGATCGCGGCGGAAGACCAGTTTGAACTTCCGTTTCTTTTCCGAGTCCCGGCCGCCGCGACTCCGTCAATGCCTCCCATCTCCCTTCACCGGACCGAAGATCTCTTCGCTGTCACCGGCGAGGATTTCGCGGTTTTCTTCTATACGGACGCGGCCATGATGACAAGCTTTCAATATGACGGTGTGGAATTCATCCACCGGGGCTTCATTCCGAATTTCTGGCGGGCGCCGACGGACAACGATTTCGGTAGCAACCTCCATGTCCGAAGCCGCGTGTGGCGCAAGGCCGGAGAGAACCGCCGCATCCGGGACACGATTGTCGAACTCCTGTCGCCGGATGCGGCGCGGGCGGCCATAACCTACGATCTCATCGATGAAACCGGCGAGTCCGTCGCTCTGATGACAACCGTATACACGATATTCGGATCAGGCGACATCCGGGTGGACAACCGGTTTCGAATGACCCGCGACGGTCTTCCGGAAATCGTCCGTTTCGGCATGAACCTCGTCATGCCCCGATCGTTCGACCGCATGGCCTGGCTGGGACGCGGTCCGCACGAGAATTACGAAGACCGCAAAACGGGCGCTTTCGTCGGGCTCTATTCCGGACGTGTGGCCGATCAATATTGGCCCTATATCCGCCCTCAGGAAAACGGCAACAAGACGGATGTCCGCTGGGTCGCCGTCACCGATGCCGAGGGATGGGGACTGCTTTTCAAGGGTCACCCTCTACTTTCCGTGAGCGCCCACCACAACATCATGGAGGACTTCGAATCGCCCGAGAGGACGGACGGCCAACACGCCGACCGTTCGAAAGTCGTCAACCGCCATACGACCGACGTCAAACCCCGCAACCTGACATCCGTGAACATCGATTTCAAGCAGATGGGCGTCGGCGGCGACAACAGTTGGGGCGCCTGGACCCACCCGCAATACCGCCTGACGGAAAAGGCCTATGACTATTCCTTCCTGATCCGGCCGCTCAAGCCGGGAGATGATCCTTCGCGCACGGCCCGGATCCCGAACCCCGACTTCTAA
- a CDS encoding metallophosphoesterase: MLMFLLTVLLVYGSVNAYLLRRGWQAFSERPALRGVLMATAGVLILAYPLGRIFEGSGRHGAALPFLLIGSLYIALMLYLFFFTLGIDLLRLGHALFRWFPAAIVRHPGKAGEIAGFFVLGAAILIVAGGAVNAARPAARTLDITVDKTAPGVESLNIVLASDIHLGLINRCGRLSRLVEIINGLNPDILVLPGDIVDESVPEDQEERMIDILRAVRAPLGIYAVLGNHEYYSGLEKSLDYLGRAGVIVLQDEAVIVGGAFAVIGRKDPTAVRMGDKRLPIGEILETSGISTDLPLILLDHQPLRLEEAEEAGIDLQLSGHTHAGQLFPLSLLNRRIYEQSWGYHRRGKTQFYISSGAGTWGPPVRTGSRSEVVAIRVTFKSPD; encoded by the coding sequence ATGCTGATGTTCCTTCTCACCGTTCTGCTTGTCTATGGATCGGTCAACGCCTATCTTCTCCGCCGGGGCTGGCAGGCGTTTTCCGAAAGACCGGCTCTGCGAGGCGTTCTGATGGCAACGGCCGGAGTTCTCATCCTGGCTTATCCGTTGGGAAGGATTTTTGAGGGATCGGGTCGCCACGGTGCGGCTCTGCCTTTTCTGCTTATAGGTTCGCTTTATATAGCCCTGATGCTCTATCTCTTTTTTTTCACCCTGGGGATCGATCTTCTGAGGCTCGGCCATGCCCTCTTCCGCTGGTTTCCGGCCGCGATCGTTCGTCATCCGGGCAAGGCCGGTGAAATCGCCGGGTTTTTTGTCCTGGGAGCGGCCATTCTCATCGTGGCCGGCGGCGCGGTGAACGCCGCCCGACCGGCGGCTCGGACCCTGGATATCACCGTCGACAAGACGGCACCAGGAGTGGAATCTCTGAATATCGTTCTGGCTTCCGATATCCATCTCGGGCTGATCAACCGCTGCGGTCGGCTGTCCCGGCTTGTCGAAATCATCAACGGCCTGAATCCCGACATTTTGGTTCTTCCGGGCGACATCGTCGATGAAAGCGTTCCCGAGGATCAGGAAGAGCGGATGATCGATATCCTGCGGGCCGTTCGGGCGCCGCTCGGGATCTATGCGGTTCTCGGAAACCACGAATACTACAGCGGTTTGGAGAAAAGCCTGGATTATCTGGGCCGGGCGGGAGTGATCGTGCTTCAGGACGAGGCGGTTATCGTGGGGGGGGCTTTTGCCGTGATCGGACGCAAGGACCCCACGGCCGTCCGCATGGGGGACAAACGTCTTCCGATCGGCGAGATCCTGGAGACGTCCGGGATATCAACGGATCTCCCGCTCATTCTTCTCGACCATCAGCCGCTCCGCCTGGAAGAGGCGGAAGAGGCCGGAATCGATCTTCAGCTTTCCGGTCATACGCACGCCGGGCAGCTTTTTCCCCTGAGCCTTCTCAACAGAAGAATCTACGAACAATCCTGGGGATATCACAGGAGAGGGAAGACCCAGTTTTACATCTCGAGCGGTGCGGGAACCTGGGGTCCGCCGGTGCGAACCGGCAGCCGGTCCGAAGTTGTTGCAATCCGCGTGACATTCAAGAGCCCGGACTAA